One window of Phycisphaerae bacterium genomic DNA carries:
- the elbB gene encoding isoprenoid biosynthesis glyoxalase ElbB, translated as MPKVGVLLSGCGVFDGAEIHEAVLTLLALDQHQATIVCCAPNIEFDEVDHRTQKPTGRKRNVLQESARIARGEIRDLATVRAADLDALILPGGFGAVKNLSNLAEKGPQGTVHPDVARLVGDCLAQRKPVGAICIAPAVLACIAGQRGISAKVTIGNDPGVAGQIIALGCQHENRPVTEITVDADHKLVTTPAYMLGPGPAAVYEGIRKLVDKVLALI; from the coding sequence ATGCCCAAGGTGGGAGTTTTGTTATCCGGCTGTGGCGTCTTCGACGGCGCCGAGATTCACGAGGCCGTGCTGACGCTGCTGGCGCTCGATCAGCACCAGGCGACGATCGTCTGCTGTGCGCCGAACATCGAGTTCGACGAGGTCGATCATCGGACGCAGAAACCGACCGGGCGCAAACGCAACGTGCTGCAGGAGTCCGCGCGCATCGCCCGCGGCGAGATTCGCGATCTGGCGACGGTCCGGGCGGCCGACCTGGATGCGCTCATCCTGCCGGGCGGCTTCGGCGCCGTGAAGAACCTCAGCAATCTGGCGGAAAAAGGCCCGCAGGGCACGGTGCATCCGGACGTTGCCCGGCTCGTCGGCGACTGCCTCGCGCAGCGCAAACCGGTCGGGGCGATCTGCATCGCGCCGGCGGTGCTGGCCTGCATCGCCGGCCAGCGCGGCATATCCGCGAAAGTGACGATCGGCAATGACCCGGGCGTGGCGGGCCAGATTATCGCGCTCGGCTGCCAGCACGAGAACCGCCCGGTCACCGAGATCACCGTCGACGCCGACCATAAGCTCGTGACCACGCCGGCGTACATGCTCGGCCCCGGCCCGGCGGCGGTGTACGAAGGCATCCGCAAGCTCGTGGACAAGGTTCTGGCGTTGATCTAG
- a CDS encoding menaquinone biosynthesis protein, whose product MLRLGVVSFLNSRPLIAGLESDADIQLVLDVPAALPGRLERGEVDVSLIPVLDVLRGHGQYRVVSDACIGCDGETMTVRIFSQVPPDRIRTLWVDTDSHTSVALARVLWRELYVRDLESRTIDTRREDLRACEAVLLIGDKVVSPQRGSFAYEVDLGGAWRQHTGLPFVFAVWAMRTAMPNGGNVAALLEAARDRGVARAAEIADTEGPSHGWPAELARRYLMRCLKFRLDDRSRAGVARFAHYCLAADIVPPDALDTWMAQWTPRPVPVTP is encoded by the coding sequence GTGCTTCGGCTCGGTGTGGTGTCATTCCTGAATTCCCGGCCGCTGATTGCCGGCCTCGAGTCTGACGCGGACATCCAGCTCGTCCTGGACGTTCCCGCGGCCCTGCCGGGGCGCCTGGAGCGCGGCGAGGTGGACGTCAGCCTCATCCCCGTCCTCGATGTGCTGCGCGGTCACGGCCAGTACCGGGTCGTGTCCGACGCCTGCATCGGCTGCGACGGCGAGACGATGACCGTGCGTATCTTCTCGCAGGTCCCGCCGGACCGTATCCGCACGCTGTGGGTGGACACCGACTCGCACACGTCGGTGGCGCTGGCGCGGGTCTTGTGGCGTGAGCTGTACGTGCGCGACCTGGAGTCGCGGACCATCGACACGCGCCGCGAAGATCTCCGCGCATGCGAGGCCGTGCTGCTCATCGGCGATAAGGTCGTCAGTCCGCAGCGCGGCAGCTTCGCGTACGAGGTCGACCTCGGCGGGGCCTGGCGCCAGCACACCGGTCTGCCATTCGTCTTCGCGGTCTGGGCCATGCGAACGGCGATGCCCAACGGCGGCAACGTCGCCGCGCTGCTCGAGGCCGCCCGCGACCGGGGCGTCGCCCGCGCCGCGGAGATCGCCGACACGGAGGGTCCGTCCCACGGCTGGCCGGCCGAGCTGGCGCGCCGCTACCTGATGCGCTGCCTCAAGTTTCGCCTCGATGATCGCAGCCGCGCGGGCGTGGCGCGCTTCGCCCATTACTGCCTGGCCGCCGACATCGTGCCGCCGGACGCGCTGGACACGTGGATGGCACAGTGGACGCCGCGTCCGGTTCCGGTGACCCCGTGA
- the mqnC gene encoding dehypoxanthine futalosine cyclase — protein sequence MPCVARLTDSEALDLYNDVSIHELGRRAWARTVALHPEPYRTYVVDRNINYANVCTARCIFCNFYRQPGDGEAYILSYEQIGRKIEELLAIGGTQILMQGGLVPDADHPSGHGLPLSWYLDLLRFIKQHYPTIHIHAFSPPEIWAFHQIFDLPLRDVLLRLRDAGLDTIPGGGGEILVDRVRRKIGQGKTMTDEWLAVMRAAHQIGMRTSCTMMFGHIETVPERIEHLRRLRDLQDETGGFLAFIHWPFQPEGTPLGRWKRPPTDYDGPPDGAHLFLADAHEYLRMLALARLYLDNIPNIQSSWVTMGPKIGQLALFFGANDMGSVMMEENVVSAAGTTFRLSEDEIRRLISDAGWTPQQRDQYYRPVNSPRSRTPLPIV from the coding sequence ATGCCGTGCGTGGCGCGCCTCACCGACTCCGAGGCGCTCGACCTGTACAACGACGTCTCGATCCACGAGCTAGGCCGCCGGGCGTGGGCCCGCACCGTGGCGCTGCATCCCGAGCCCTACCGTACGTACGTCGTCGATCGCAACATCAACTACGCCAACGTCTGCACCGCCCGTTGCATCTTCTGCAACTTCTATCGCCAGCCCGGCGACGGCGAGGCGTACATCCTCAGCTATGAGCAGATTGGGCGCAAGATCGAGGAGCTGCTCGCGATCGGCGGCACGCAGATCCTGATGCAGGGCGGCCTGGTACCCGACGCTGATCACCCCAGCGGCCACGGCCTGCCGCTATCGTGGTATCTCGACCTGCTCCGCTTCATCAAGCAGCACTACCCGACCATCCACATCCACGCGTTCAGCCCGCCGGAAATCTGGGCGTTCCATCAGATTTTCGATCTGCCGCTGCGCGACGTGCTCCTGCGTCTGCGCGATGCCGGCCTGGACACGATCCCGGGCGGCGGCGGCGAGATCCTGGTCGATCGCGTCCGGCGGAAGATCGGTCAGGGCAAGACGATGACCGACGAGTGGCTGGCGGTCATGCGCGCCGCGCATCAGATCGGCATGCGGACGAGCTGCACGATGATGTTCGGCCACATTGAGACGGTGCCCGAGCGGATCGAGCACCTGCGCCGGCTGCGCGACTTACAGGACGAGACCGGCGGCTTCCTAGCGTTCATCCATTGGCCGTTCCAGCCGGAGGGCACGCCGCTGGGCCGTTGGAAACGCCCGCCGACGGATTACGACGGGCCGCCGGACGGAGCGCACCTGTTCCTCGCGGATGCGCACGAGTACCTGCGGATGCTGGCGCTGGCGCGGCTGTATCTCGACAACATCCCGAACATTCAGTCGAGCTGGGTGACGATGGGACCGAAGATCGGCCAGTTGGCGCTGTTCTTCGGCGCCAACGACATGGGGTCCGTGATGATGGAGGAGAATGTCGTTTCGGCCGCGGGCACGACGTTCCGGCTGAGCGAGGATGAGATTCGCCGGCTGATCAGCGACGCCGGTTGGACGCCACAACAGCGCGACCAGTACTACCGGCCGGTCAATTCGCCACGCTCGCGGACCCCGCTGCCGATCGTGTAG